Proteins from a genomic interval of Tistrella mobilis:
- a CDS encoding asparagine synthetase B family protein, with product MQAALAVYGPDRSGLWDDGDVALGCRLKRLLPEDRLDRQPATSADGRFALVADVRLDNRPELAAELGISAGRLAAMADSALLLAAWEAWGEAGINRLYGDFAFAVWDGRARRLSLVRDFPGMRPLFLHQGRGWIGFASMAKGLHALPDVPVAADLETLCHYLLVMPRAGTNSFFTGIQRVEPGHITVVEADGAVRSTPWWRPPGKLPEPADPRELVETFRATFDRAVADRLRAVGPAASTLSAGLDSSAVTATAAELLAPSGRRLTAYTHVPLPGVPLEQNPGRFGDEGPLARLLASRHPNIDHVEVDAADRHIGDDLDRRFYYAEAPALNLCNTLWISEITRQAAMRGQTVLLVGTAGNKTISADGLERLNALLYRGRLIAWAREAVALMRAGEIGIKGLGFWSLRPLMTGALEERLSSLFGRRNLSLRDYSPLRPDRLARFLEDRPPEARGGNRVVGRNALDRVHQTLLVFPQQEAVTLSRKGMLASHGVDHRDPTADRRLIELSLALPDSLLLRNGQKKWLYHQVFADRVPPEIRLNRRKGLTGADWAERLLRAQASLQGELDRGAACANARDLLDLDVLTTLPASLPDPATARGPVMHTYRLRMLRGLSAAHFLRRVDGGNL from the coding sequence TGCCGGCTCAAACGCCTGCTGCCTGAAGATCGACTGGACCGACAACCGGCGACCAGCGCCGACGGCCGCTTCGCCCTGGTGGCGGACGTGCGACTGGACAACCGGCCGGAACTGGCGGCGGAGCTGGGGATTTCCGCCGGGCGGCTGGCGGCGATGGCGGATTCGGCGCTGCTGCTGGCGGCCTGGGAGGCGTGGGGCGAGGCCGGTATCAACCGGCTGTATGGTGATTTCGCCTTCGCCGTGTGGGATGGACGCGCCCGCCGGTTATCCCTGGTGCGCGATTTTCCGGGCATGCGGCCGCTATTCCTCCACCAGGGGCGCGGCTGGATCGGCTTCGCGTCGATGGCCAAGGGCCTGCACGCCCTGCCCGACGTGCCGGTGGCGGCCGATCTGGAAACGCTGTGCCACTATCTGCTGGTCATGCCCAGGGCTGGAACCAACAGCTTTTTCACCGGCATTCAGCGGGTCGAGCCCGGCCATATCACGGTCGTCGAGGCGGACGGGGCCGTCCGCTCGACCCCCTGGTGGCGACCGCCGGGGAAGCTGCCCGAACCCGCGGACCCGCGCGAGCTGGTCGAAACATTCCGCGCCACCTTCGACCGCGCGGTGGCAGACCGGCTGCGCGCGGTGGGGCCGGCCGCTTCGACGCTGAGCGCCGGGCTGGACAGTTCGGCCGTGACGGCAACCGCCGCCGAGCTGCTGGCGCCGTCCGGCCGGCGGCTCACCGCCTACACCCATGTGCCGCTTCCCGGCGTCCCGCTGGAGCAGAACCCGGGCCGGTTCGGGGATGAGGGGCCCTTGGCGCGCCTGCTGGCATCGCGTCACCCCAACATCGATCATGTCGAGGTGGACGCGGCCGACCGGCATATCGGCGACGACCTGGACCGCCGCTTCTATTATGCGGAGGCGCCGGCGCTGAACCTTTGCAACACGCTTTGGATTTCGGAGATCACGCGCCAGGCCGCCATGCGGGGCCAGACCGTGCTCCTGGTCGGGACTGCGGGCAACAAGACCATCAGCGCCGACGGATTGGAGAGGCTGAACGCGCTGCTTTATCGAGGACGGCTGATCGCCTGGGCGCGGGAGGCGGTGGCCCTGATGCGGGCGGGGGAAATCGGCATCAAGGGCCTGGGTTTCTGGAGCTTGAGGCCGCTGATGACCGGGGCCCTGGAAGAGCGGTTGAGTTCTCTGTTCGGCCGCCGGAACCTGAGCCTTCGGGACTATTCCCCCCTGCGTCCCGATCGTCTGGCGCGCTTTCTGGAGGACCGGCCGCCCGAGGCGCGGGGCGGCAACCGTGTCGTCGGGCGGAACGCGCTGGACCGCGTGCACCAGACGCTTCTGGTTTTCCCTCAACAGGAAGCGGTGACCCTCAGTCGGAAAGGGATGCTGGCCAGCCATGGCGTCGACCATCGCGACCCGACCGCCGATCGCCGGTTGATCGAGCTGTCGCTGGCCCTGCCGGATTCGTTGCTGCTGCGGAACGGCCAGAAGAAATGGCTGTATCACCAGGTGTTTGCGGACCGCGTTCCCCCTGAAATCCGGCTCAACCGGCGCAAAGGCCTGACCGGGGCCGATTGGGCGGAACGACTGCTTCGCGCCCAGGCAAGCCTGCAAGGGGAACTCGACCGCGGGGCGGCCTGCGCCAACGCCCGGGACCTGCTCGACCTGGATGTGCTGACCACCCTGCCGGCCAGCTTGCCGGATCCCGCGACGGCCAGGGGGCCGGTCATGCACACCTATCGATTGAGGATGCTGCGCGGCCTTTCAGCGGCTCATTTCCTGCGGCGCGTCGACGGGGGCAATCTCTGA